From Chaetodon auriga isolate fChaAug3 chromosome 10, fChaAug3.hap1, whole genome shotgun sequence, a single genomic window includes:
- the plcg1 gene encoding 1-phosphatidylinositol 4,5-bisphosphate phosphodiesterase gamma-1, with amino-acid sequence MAGTSGFFSNGPVPWMDNDTEMNNLYRDLELGTVLTLFYSKKSQRPERRTFQVKLETRTIIWTRGTDKIEGEIDIREIKEIRPGQKSRDFERYVEDSAARLDQAHCFVILYGTEFRLKSLSLAATSDEEMTMWVKGLNWLVADTLKSPTPLQIERWLRKQFYAVDRNREDRISCKDLKSMLSQVNYRVPNMRFLREKLPDSELRNGDVSFSQFAQLYRSLMFDAQKNVEIPFLQRFIDRPEQRLCLDDFKSFLLESQKEMWATDSSKVQEFMFSYLKDPLREVEQPYFHQDEFLTYLFSKENTIWDSSLDQVCPENMNNPLSHYWISSSHNTYLTGDQFSSESSLEAYARCLRMGCRCIELDCWDGPDGMPVIYHGHTLTTKIKFCDVLTTIKEHAFVTSDYPIILSIEDHCSIVQQRNMATYFKKVFGDMLLTKAVDIAADGLPSPNQLKRKILIKHKKLAEGSAYEEVSTSTPYSENDISNSIKNGILYLEDPINHEWYPHFFVLTSSKIYYSEETSSNQCNDDEEEHREVSNGMDQHVTEKWFHGKLGAGRDGRQIAERLLSEYCLETGAPDGSFLVRESETFVGDYTLSFWRSGRVQHCRIHSRQEAGSPKFYLTDNLVFDTLFALINHYQQVALRCNEFEMKLTEPVPQTNAHESKEWYHANLSRSHAENMLMRVPRDGAFLVRKRAEPNSFAISFRAEGKIKHCRVQQEGQTVVLGTSEFDSLVDLISYYEKHPLYRKMKLRYPINEDTLEKIGTAEPDYGSLYEGRNPGFYVEANQMPTFKCTVRAMYEYKAQRDDELSFTKNAIISNVDKQEGGWWKGDCGGKKQLWFPANYVEEISPSAAEPDRTEMTENSPLGDLLRGSVDVSSCQIVVRPEGKGSRPHVFSLVPNASMRTGPVLDVAANNQEELKEWMFKIREVTMTSEAKLEEGKMMERRKKIALELSDLVIYCRPVPFDEDKIGTERACFRDMSSFPETKAEKYVNKIKGKKFLQYNRLQLSRIYPRGQRLDSSNYDPLPMWLCGSQLVALNFQTADKPMQMNQALFMLNGRSGYVLQPPIMRDDSFDPFDRHTLRGLEQVTLEIEVLGARHLPKHGRGIVCPLIEIEVCGAEYDSAKQKTDSEADNGLNPTWPRKPFQFTVCNSAFAFLRFVVYEIDMFSDQNFLAQATFPIHSLKTGYRSVPLKNSYNEDLELASLLVHMDIMRGRDENGEVLSPFLAIGATPASVSAQAGRERLGDLSSVSSTSSMSPLPQSPAQAMAYRGREGSFESRYQSPLDDLRVSQEALLDHMDPQNRRMLRRTRVGGENRV; translated from the exons ATGGCTGGGACCTCGGGCTTCTTTTCCAACGGACCTGTTCCGTGGATGGACAACGACACAGAGATGAACAACCTGTACCGAGACCTGGAGCTGGGCACAGTACTGACACTGTTTTATTCTAAGAAGTCCCAGCGGCCAGAGAGACGGACATTTCAAGTCAAGCTGGAGACCAGGACTATTATCTGGACTCGGGGCACGGATAaaatagagggagaga TTGACATTCGAGAGATCAAAGAGATCCGTCCTGGACAGAAGTCCCGGGACTTTGAGCGCTATGTGGAGGACTCTGCAGCACGGCTGGACCAGGCTCACTGCTTTGTCATCCTGTACGGCACCGAGTTTCGCCTTAAATCGCTCAGCCTGGCAG caACGTCTGATGAGGAGATGACCATGTGGGTGAAGGGCTTAAACTGGCTTGTGGCCGACACACTGAAGTCTCCGACGCCGCTCCAGATCGAGAG GTGGTTACGTAAGCAGTTCTACGCCGTTGATCGCAACAGAGAAGACAG gATATCCTGTAAGGATCTGAAGAGCATGCTGAGCCAGGTCAACTACAGGGTGCCCAACATGAGGTTCCTCCGAGAGAAACTTCCG GACTCGGAGCTGAGGAATGGAGACGTGTCCTTCAGCCAGTTCGCCCAGCTTTATCGTAGCCTCATGTTCGATGCTCAGAAAAAC GTGGAGATCCCATTTCTGCAGAG gTTCATTGACAGACCAGAGCAGAGGCTCTGCCTGGACGACTTCAAGAGCTTCCTCCTGGAGTCTCAAAAG GAAATGTGggccacagacagcagcaaggTTCAGGAGTTTATGTTCAGCTACCTGAAAGACCCCCTGAGAGAAGTGGAGCAGCCTTATTTCCACCAAGACGAG TTCCTGACATACCTGTTCTCCAAAGAGAACACCATCTGGGATTCCTCCCTGGACCAGGTGTGTCCTGAGAATATGAACAACCCCCTGTCCCACTACTGGATCTCCTCTTCGCACAACAC CTACCTGACGGGAGACCAGTTTTCCAGTGAGTCGTCCCTGGAGGCATACGCTCGCTGTCTGAGGATGGGCTGCCGCTGTATTGAAT TGGACTGCTGGGATGGTCCAGATGGAATGCCAGTCATCTACCACGGACACACCCTCACAACAAAAATCAAGTTTTGTGATGTCTTGACCACCATCAAAGAGCATGCCTTCGTCACATCTGA CTATCCCATCATCCTGTCCATCGAGGACCACTGTAGTATTGTGCAGCAGAGGAATATGGCCACTTACTTTAAGAAGGTGTTTGGAGACATGCTGCTGACCAAGGCGGTGGATATCGCGGCAGATGGCCTGCCCTCACCCAACCAGCTCAAGAGGAAGATCCTCATCAAG CATAAGAAGCTCGCAGAAGGCAGTGCCTACGAGGAGGtgtccacctccaccccctaCTCAGAGAACGATATCAGCAACTCCATCAAAAATGGCATCCTATACCTGGAAGACCCCATTAACCAT GAATGGTACCCTCATTTCTTTGTCCTGACCAGCAGTAAAATCTACTACTCAGAAGAGACCTCCAGTAACCAGTGCAacgatgatgaggaggagcacagagag GTGTCCAACGGTATGGACCAGCATGTGACCGAGAAATGGTTCCACGGGAAGCTGGGCGCAGGGCGGGATGGGCGGCAGATAGCCGAGAGATTACTCTCAGAGTACTGCCTGGAGACTGGAGCTCCTGATGGCTCCTTCCTGGTCCGAGAGAGCGAGACCTTTGTGGGAGACTACACGCTGTCTTTCTG GCGCTCTGGGCGGGTGCAGCACTGTCGGATCCACTCACGTCAGGAGGCGGGCAGCCCCAAGTTCTACCTGACTGACAACCTGGTGTTCGATACGCTCTTTGCCCTGATCAACCACtaccagcaggtggcgctgcGCTGCAACGAGTTTGAGATGAAGCTGACTGAGCCAGTGCCTCAGACCAATGCTCACGAGAGCAAAGA GTGGTACCACGCTAACCTCTCCAGGAGCCATGCAGAGAACATGCTGATGAGGGTTCCTCGTGACGGGGCTTTCCTTGTGAGAAAGAGAGCGGAGCCCAACTCGTTTGCCATTTCCTTCAG GGCCGAGGGAAAGATAAAGCATTGTCGTGTGCAGCAGGAGGGTCAGACCGTCGTACTGGGCACCTCGGAGTTTGACAGCCTAGTGGATCTCATCAGCTACTATGAGAAGCACCCTCTGTACCGCAAAATGAAGCTGCGCTATCCCATCAATGAGGACACACTGGAGAAGATAGGCACTGCT GAGCCAGACTACGGGTCGCTGTACGAGGGCAGGAATCCAGGCTTTTACGTGGAGGCCAACCAGATGCCAACATTTAAG TGCACGGTGAGAGCCATGTACGAGTATAAAGCCCAGAGAGACGACGAGCTCTCCTTCACTAAGAACGCTATTATCTCGAACGTggacaaacaggaaggaggCTG gtgGAAGGGTGACTGCGGAGGGAAGAAGCAGCTGTGGTTTCCCGCCAACTATGTGGAGGAGATCAGTCCGTCAGCGGCAGAGCCTGACAGAACT GAGATGACAGAGAACAGCCCTCTGGGAGATCTGCTGAGAGGAAGTGTGGACGTGTCTTCCTGTCAGATTG TCGTACGTCCTGAAGGGAAGGGCAGCAGGCCACATGTCTTCTCCCTGGTGCCGAATGCCTCCATGCGGACGGGCCCGGTGCTGGACGTCGCTGCCAACAACCAAGAAGAACTCAAGGAATGGATGTTCAAGATCCGTGAGGTTACCATGACCTCGGAAGCCAAG ctggaggaggggaagatgatggagaggaggaagaagattgCCCTGGAACTATCCGACCTGGTCATCTACTGCAGGCCCGTGCCGTTCGATGAAGACA AGATTGGCACAGAGCGGGCCTGTTTCCGTGACATGTCATCCTTCCCCGAGACCAAGGCAGAAAAGTACGTCAACAAGATCAAGGGGAAGAAGTTCTTGCAGTACAATCGACTGCAGCTGTCCAGGATCTACCCCAGAGGCCAGAGGCTAGACTCCTCAAACTACGACCCTCTGCCCATGTGGCTCTGCGGGTCCCAGCTGGTAGCACTCAACTTCCAGACAGCAG ACAAGCCCATGCAGATGAACCAGGCTCTGTTCATGCTGAACGGAAGGAGCGGCTACGTCCTTCAGCCACCCATCATGAGGGACGACAGCTTTGATCCCTTTGACAGACATACGTTACGAGGCCTTGAACAAGTCACTCTAGAGATAGAG GTTTTGGGCGCCCGGCACCTGCCCAAGCACGGGCGTGGCATAGTTTGCCCTCTGATCGAGATCGAAGTGTGCGGGGCAGAATACGACAGCGCCAAGCAAAAAACTGACTCAGAAG CTGATAACGGTCTGAACCCCACGTGGCCCCGAAAGCCATTCCAGTTCACAGTGTGCAACTCTGCCTTTGCCTTCCTGCGCTTTGTGGTTTATGAAATCGACATGTTCAGTGACCAAAACTTCCTGGCTCAGGCCACATTCCCCATTCACAGCCTGAAGACAG GTTACCGGTCAGTACCTCTGAAGAACAGCTACAATGAGGATCTGGAGTTGGCATCTCTGTTAGTCCACATGGACATCATGAGAGGCAGG gaTGAAAACGGAGAGGTTCTGAGCCCGTTCCTTGCAATCGGGGCCACACCGGCGTCGGTGTCTGCCCAAGCAGGCCGGGAACGTCTGGGCGATTTGAGCTCAGTGTCTTCGACCTCCTCCATGTCTCCTCTGCCCCAGTCGCCGGCCCAGGCCATGGCCTACCGGGGGAGGGAGGGCTCCTTCGAGTCCCGCTACCAGTCGCCTCTCGATGACCTCAGGGTGTCCCAGGAGGCACTGCTGGACCACATGGACCCACAGAACAGAAG GATGCTGCGGAGGACCAGAGTGGGTGGAGAGAACCGTGTCTAA